A single genomic interval of Zingiber officinale cultivar Zhangliang chromosome 4A, Zo_v1.1, whole genome shotgun sequence harbors:
- the LOC121971913 gene encoding transmembrane protein 214-like, with product MEDTLDSSLLLDGGAATASAPSHGWQKVTYSKRQRKPQAQAEPERPRHANGLPDRSHVFDSVEQKARERRRAIEAAAAAAAEAEAGDAARSRPAPASSDEDDDEDGAARAPENGTQAPKKEKPKKVKKPKVTVAEAAAKIDDTDLASFLAEISVTYESQQDIQLMRFADFFARSFTSVSVSQFPWFKIFKESPLEKIVDVPLSHIPDSVYKTSVDWLALKSPEALSDFVLWCLDGILSDLASQLPAVKGLKKSVQPTAPKALAAIFVVLAMTLRRKPDILISLLPKLRDDQKYQGQEKLPVIVWVTAQASQGDLVVGMYVWSHYLFSVVCGKSNVNPQSRDLVLQLIERILSGPKARTILSNGAVRKGERIVPPAALDLLMRVTFPASTARVKATERFEVMYPTLKELALAGSAGSKTTKQASQQLLPFAIQAIQENNPELTKEASDLFIWCLTQNAECYKQWEKLYLEKIDETIVVLRKLSTEWRKYSGKISPDTLKVTLKHLRAKNEDALSRNTDPNKVTSIKEADKYCKTLLGKLTRKFGCVKGSVFILVLGIGVYAAISPSAELINWENFNWEKLQVLFSSLQSS from the exons ATGGAAGACACCCTCGATTCCTCTCTCCTCCTTGACGGCGGCGCCGCCACCGCCTCCGCCCCCAGCCACGGCTGGCAGAAAGTCACCTATTCCAAGCGCCAGCGCAAGCCACAGGCCCAGGCCGAACCCGAACGCCCCCGCCATGCCAACGGCCTCCCCGATCGCTCGCATGTCTTTGACTCCGTCGAGCAGAAGGCCCGCGAGCGACGTCGTGCCATCGAAGCCGCCGCGGCCGCCGCAGCTGAAGCCGAGGCCGGAGATGCTGCCAGATCGAGACCTGCGCCGGCCTCCTCTGACGAGGATGACGATGAAGACGGTGCGGCCAGAGCCCCGGAGAACGGAACACAGGCGCCgaagaaggagaagccaaagAAGGTTAAGAAGCCTAAGGTCACGGTCGCTGAGGCTGCCGCCAAGATCGATGACACCGATCTAGCTTCGTTTCTTGCCGAGATTTCT GTAACTTATGAATCACAGCAGGATATTCAACTGATGAGATTTGCAGATTTCTTCGCACGTTCGTTTACTTCTGTGAGTGTATCGCAATTTCCTTGGTTTAAGATCTTCAAGGAATCACCTCTTGAGAAGATCGTCGAT GTTCCTTTAAGCCATATACCTGATTCTGTTTACAAGACTTCAGTTGATTGGCTTGCACTAAAATCCCCTGAAGCTTTGTCTGACTTCGTTTTATGGTGTCTCGATGGCATCCTTTCTGACTTGGCGAGTCAGCTACCTGCAGTTAAGGGCTTAAAAAAATCTGTTCAGCCAACTGCACCAAAGGCTCTG GCTGCAATATTTGTCGTGCTAGCAATGACCTTGAGACGGAAGCCTGACATACTTATAAGCCTTTTGCCCAAACTAAGAGATGATCAAAAATATCAAGGACAAGAAAAACTGCCGGTTATTGTCTGGGTCACTGCACAG GCTTCTCAAGGAGATCTAGTTGTCGGCATGTATGTCTGGTCACATTACCTATTTTCTGTGGTTTGTGGAAAATCAAATGTGAACCCACAGTCTAGGGACTTGGTGCTGCAATTGATTGAAAG GATTCTCTCAGGACCAAAAGCTCGAACTATTCTGTCAAATGGCGCTGTTAGGAAGGGGGAGCGCATAGTTCCACCTGCTGCACTTGATTTGCTCATGAGGGTGACATTTCCTGCTTCTACAGCTCGGGTCAAG GCCACTGAAAGATTCGAGGTGATGTATCCTACCCTAAAAGAGCTGGCTCTTGCTGGGTCTGCTGGTTCAAAAACCACAAAGCAAGCATCACAACAACTTTTACCTTTTGCTATCCAAGCGATTCAAGAAA ATAATCCTGAGCTAACAAAGGAAGCTTCAGATTTATTCATCTGGTGTTTGACTCAGAATGCGGAGTGCTACAAACAGTGG GAAAAACTTTATCTAGAGAAGATTGATGAAACAATTGTTGTTCTTCGGAAACTCTCCACTGAATGGAGAAAGTACTCCGGCAAAATTTCTCCAGACACTCTTAAAGTGACACTTAAGCATTTAAGGGCTAAA AATGAAGACGCCTTGTCGAGAAACACGGATCCCAACAAAGTAACATCCATCAAAGAAGCAGATAAGTACTGCAAGACTCTTTTGGGGAAGTTAACACGTAAATTTGGCTGCGTGAAGGGTAGTGTTTTCATTCTTGTTCTTGGAATTGGAGTGTATGCCGCCATTTCACCAAGCGCAGAGTTAATCAACTGGGAAAACTTTAATTGGGAGAAACTTCAGGTGTTGTTCAGTTCTCTTCAATCCTCTTAG